A genomic region of Pseudomonadota bacterium contains the following coding sequences:
- a CDS encoding aromatic ring-hydroxylating dioxygenase subunit alpha gives MPSAPDTPRESGAMRLPPGWYAVFESREIRPRRPLAAVRFGLDVVAWRDERGAVVLQEDRCPHRSARLSLGEVREGGIVCPFHAFRFGPDGTCRHIPELGHGADGLRVLTFLTREENGLVWAWWGPRASAEGTSPPWFENIDPRAATHVVRDEWPTHYTRAVENQLDYAHLPYVHRTTIGRFAKEGAPPPQMRLEDDRIHFAPGGGETYIEFRFPNLWQNRISPTFSLTLCFVPVDAERTALILRTHVSSVTARLPIVGRVFLGLSGVLNRIILDQDRRVVLSQRPLDAMRASDEVLVRSDAAIRFFRGWMNDRAWSFERSEAAGEAPTPSA, from the coding sequence GGGGTGGTACGCAGTGTTCGAATCGCGTGAGATCCGACCGCGTAGACCCCTGGCGGCGGTGCGCTTCGGCCTCGATGTGGTGGCCTGGCGAGACGAGCGGGGAGCGGTGGTGCTACAGGAAGATCGCTGTCCGCACCGCTCCGCGCGACTCAGCCTCGGCGAGGTGCGTGAGGGCGGCATCGTCTGCCCGTTCCACGCCTTCCGCTTCGGGCCCGACGGGACGTGTCGCCACATCCCCGAGCTCGGGCACGGCGCTGACGGGCTGCGCGTTCTCACCTTCCTGACGCGCGAGGAGAACGGTCTCGTCTGGGCATGGTGGGGGCCTCGCGCAAGCGCGGAGGGCACCTCTCCCCCCTGGTTCGAGAACATCGATCCGCGCGCGGCAACGCACGTGGTGCGCGACGAGTGGCCCACCCATTACACCCGCGCGGTGGAGAACCAGCTCGACTACGCCCATCTGCCCTATGTGCACCGAACCACCATCGGCCGCTTCGCGAAGGAGGGCGCGCCGCCCCCTCAGATGCGCCTGGAGGATGATCGCATACACTTTGCCCCTGGCGGCGGCGAGACCTACATCGAGTTTCGCTTTCCCAACCTGTGGCAGAACCGAATCAGCCCGACCTTCTCGCTCACGCTCTGCTTCGTGCCCGTCGACGCTGAGCGCACCGCCCTCATCCTGCGCACACACGTCTCCTCCGTCACGGCGCGTCTTCCTATTGTGGGCCGTGTCTTCCTGGGGCTGTCGGGGGTGCTCAACCGCATCATCCTCGACCAGGACCGCCGGGTCGTGCTCTCACAGCGCCCGCTCGACGCGATGCGCGCGAGCGATGAGGTGCTGGTTCGCAGCGACGCAGCGATCCGATTCTTCCGTGGCTGGATGAACGACCGCGCGTGGTCATTCGAGCGTTCAGAGGCTGCAGGAGAGGCCCCGACCCCCTCCGCGTAG